The window TCCGTGTATAAGACGCAGTGAGGATGAAGGGCCTCATCATCTCACGCCTGACGAAGAGTTGCGCCTCATGACAGAACAAGTCACAGAGACACAGGTGATCTCTTGAGAAATTAATTGTTTTCATGTTCATTTGTCCATTCTTAATTTGGTAATCTAGCTAGTGTTTTATTCTTGGGTATCATCTTGTGTTTTGTAGGGTTTCGACATGGATTTCAAGCAGTTCCGCTGCATTTTTAATTACCTGCctcttgattttgatgaaaacgaTTTCGTCATGGAACCAGAAAACCTCCCGAGTGTTAATGGACAGGCTGTCTCGTGGAGCCCTTGAGGGAATTACAATGAAAGAGAGGTCAAAACTATAGTCTTGTTATATAAGTTTCTCTTTTTAAGTTCTcactatgtatatattttatactaaTTACTAGAAGATGTTGTACTTATTTGTGGATGGGATTTTTTTACATTTGTCTATAGTACAGAATACAAGATATGGATTTGTCAAGGTTATCAAAGCCAATCTTTACACCACTGCTACTACGTACTGCCGTAATGTACTTCATTACCTTTGAAGGTAAGGGTCCTTCCTCTTCAGCCAAGAGGATTCCGAGCTAAAGTCTGCTATTTTTATCATGAACCGCCCAAGTACATTTCCTGCAATCTGATACCTGAGACAAAAGGTACTCTTTTCTTCCCTNAAAAGGTACTCTTTTCTTTCCCCCAAAGTAATTTAGCTTATGATTTATATTCTAGAGTATGATTTTGTGTGATCAACCTAGGGTCTCTCTTTTCTGTTGAGCTCAATTTGAAATTGGTTGTAATTGATATTGTGCCATACTTGTTTGGATTGTTTTAGCAGTTCACTCCATTAAAGCTGCGGAGAAATAAGATGCCAAGAAACCAAGGTATATGAAATATAcatcttttttactttcatgaaacttttcctttttgttgattTCCGATGATTCTTgtttctaaagtttttttttcccttggtGAATGTTTCTTATAAATTTTCGAGGATCTAGATGAGGTTCGTCTTTATTATACTCTTCTTATAAATTTCAGTTTTGATATATAAGTGAAAATACTTATgcgttttaaaattttcaggtAATGGATAGGTATGCTGACCCTTTGGTAACTCATCTTATGACAATGATCAACTACCGTAAATTTCGGACTGGGACAAAGTCGGAAATAGATGATCTTCTTCGGGTTGAGAAGGGTGAAACCCCAAAATGGTAGTTTACGGTTTTTGTGTATCGCATGAACATCCAGGGAGCTTTTTATTGTCTTACATACGGTCTGCAAATCCGCACCATGAGTACATTGGTTTATATCCAAAGGGATTCAAGTTCAGGAAAAGAATGTTTGGGAATCTTGATAAGCTTGCTGCTGCTTATTTTAAGAGACATATTGATGATCCAGTCCATTACTATCAATGAACTTGAAGGTAGTATTTACTTGTCTGAATTCATGAATTGTTCTACTTCTTTTACCCAAATAAGCTTTTAGACTTATTGCCTTTTGTGCAAGAAACACATATTGGAGAATAAAGTTTTTGGTTATTGGAACGTAATTAGGTATGTTGTTTAGTCGAACTGTAGAAGAAGTACTCAACTTACGTTTGTTGTCAAAAGTGATAAAGATCCTACAACAAACATGAAGagatattaatttgattagcTCTGTTTTGTgaacagagttttttttgttttcagttctaacgtctctgttttgtttcatggatatttattttttctgcaGATTGATTTTAAGGTATGGCTTTGTTGATGTCCCGTTCGAAGCACAAAAACTACTACTTTCTGCTATTTTAAACCGTTATATCAGTGATTTTATGTTGACAATTCATATTACGCTAATAAGACATCAgcttattttaatcttttttcatCGCCATGCATCCATGCATCAATTTGTTGTTTGTGTAGCTCTTATTACTATAAATGAATATAGTATTGATTAGAAGATAcactaaaacctctataaattaatactctataaattaataaatcctataaattaataaatcctataaattaataaattttgctagtcctaAATCGAGAccgtgtaaaaaataacaaaattcgataagataataagataataatttttttgaaatccccatgtaaaatatgatcccaataatatcataaataataatcatgtaaatttacatatatatatatatatatatgttgatatagtaaaatatgtttcttgtaaaactcatatctataaaataattgttatgttgtatcttcaaactataatgatataaaacattctataacatttcataaaacagctaaaactttttaaagttttcaatttctaaatatacatcatttacattttgatagtttgataaactattaaaatacgataattgatatttttattcataaatttgaatatttatgtaatgtgtataagtgaatttgtctataatatttgtaattcattgtcaataatatcttttaattatttcaaattcaattccaataccatgaaatttacaacatccaaaattttaatcttattttgcaaatattgtctcaattcataattttttttttaaattaaacaattaaaaatatacctataaattaataattattaatttacagtataaaataataattattaatttatagataaattaatatcactataaattaataaaaatttttggtcccaacattattaatttatagaggttttactgtatatgctATGTTTATTCCCCAATTTACTTTAGCGTACATCATTATTCAGAAGGTTGTTTGTCCTAAAGATACAAAcgtattatttatttcatattttggggtaaattatttatttaattatattaagatggttgacaagaaaacaaaatattgtataCATATCAAGAAAATGGCAAGTGTTAGATTAAACTAACCCTGTGGAAAAAGTgaacaaataaaagtttttttgtagCTACAATCATTAGGAAGATTAATACATCAAAATTGTCACCAAATACATTTACACATAATTTCTTtctgagaatatatttttaattttactttatatCCATTTATTCATATTAGAAAGAAATCaatcaatttaagaaaattaagaaatgaaaaagaaaaaaaactagttaataataaaactaattataaaaaatgtttaaaacacCTATATTCGGTATCATCATTATATGTGCACTCTTATCACATTagggaaaaaggaaattaagttaatattttttttttttgaaaaagaaattaagttAATGTTAGTAAATAGTAATACCTTCCACAGCCGCCATGAATAGAGAAGAGCCACGACGACTACAAATGACAATTTTGATGCTTCCTAATGATTTGGTATATAACTGCTTAGCCCCGTCTCAAATTTGTATTATccaactcttttttttagtttccaaGAGATTCCGGTTATTCGTTGCTTCAACTGAACTTTATCAGACCTGAACTCTTCAAAACCGCACGGAGAATTGTCTTTATTTTTACGGCTACGTACCGGCTCTCAGCCACTACGTTGGTTCACGCTCTGTCAGGGACCATCTAACTCCAAACAGTTTTTGGTCCCGATTTAATCTCCTAATTTTCCATCTACAATGTGTTgtgtaaaggtatagagataacacaacacacaaaaactaCATTTGGAACGCGCTAAACAAACGCTtttaatcaatcttataaaaaccctCGTTTCTTACAAGATTTGAAAAACAAAGCTCACTCTTCTATCTATTTAACACCACcttgtgtagatctaaaagagtataccacacacactcaccttcaaagcttttgtatttgcttgaaggtttacaaaacTCACAACTTTTATCCCACGAGTGCTAACCCTTTTTGTGGCTAGCCCTCGTCATTTTATAACCCCACAcacgatctctaacctagatcttgtGTATcctaactaaaagaaaatattctttataCCTAAGACAATATCTTCCATTATCCATCtaatcaaatatactctcaatattttcgagtatatcttgatctcttcttccttccttctcacgcaCCTTGTCATTGTGTCCACAATAAATCTCCACGTCAGCACGTcacgtcagcatatcagccCTTTGAGATACTTCACAGCTGCAAGTTCCCTTCAGAGCTCTGTTgcactttcaatctccccctttttgactgaactTGTCAAACAAGCATCCATGCATTTAACCtatcaaaacagaaacaacCAGCAACAAACCAACAAACAGGTACAACTGTACTAGCAGTGCCTCACATAACGCAATAACATCAGAAGAGTAATCGAACACCGGGTAAGCATTACGACCGCAACAAAAAGTATCGGACAAAAAGTATcgtacaaaaccaaaaaaaacataagtctgaaaaataaacgaaaacaacaacaaggaaCAGAGAACATAAAAACAACAGCTCCCCCACAGCTCAAACTCCCCCTCAAGCATCTGAATTAGACTCATATCCCCCTGCTTGTTTGGCACAGATTAGTCAAAAATATCAACAGACACACAAAAGTATAATCAGAGATGTGACAACTTACCAGCGTCCAAGGCATCTTGCAGAATTTGAATGGCCAACCGGATGGCTTTGTGCTCTGCAGACGTTCCAGCTCTAAGATGAGACTTCGTAGGTCGTGAAACAATCTTCTTACACTTGGGCTTCTTCGTGTCTTTCAGCTGAAGGTTCGAAACAGGGCGCTGAGCTTCCAGAAGCTGATAAATGAGACTGGGAAACGGGAGACGGAACCCGGACTGAGCTTGCAAACCTAACTGGATGATCTGATCATAGATCATTCTCCCAAAATCAAACGGAATGCgatgcatgatcatgtagatcaccatGGCTCTGTTTGCAGAGATGTATCATGTATTCACCGTGGGAGACCAGTTGCTGCAGCACATCTTATTCAACTCCTTGATTACCGGGTCCTTAATTGCCGTGGATACCAACTGCTTGCAAGTCTTCACCTTACTACCATATAAAAAGAGAGCTAGATCCTCCTCCAGAATTGCAGCTGTTTGCAGTTTCTGTTCACGCACATCAACTGTCTGGAGTCCGAACAGGGCATTAATGCGACTTGGGGAGAACTCATACACAAAGTCTCGGACCAACACATCAACCGAGCTCCCTTCAACCTTCACTGCTGGAAGATTTGCCCAGAACTCATAGACGACATCGGAATCATAAGCGCCGATTTGAGTGACTGTTTTCTGCAGTCCAGCTTAATCAAGCAACTCCCTAGCTGGATCATCTCTTCCCAGAGAGTAACACACCTCAGCAGCAATGGTTCTAGAGGAAAAGAACCCATACCTTCGATCAGCATCAGCGGATATGAATCGTTTGGAATCAAACTCCTTCGCTGGAGCACTGCGAGAGGTGGACACACCCTTGTCCCTGCCAAGAGACGGTCGCTTCGTATCACGGCTGTCTGCATCAGCAGCTGATTGTCGTTTGCGCAACCGGGATGAAATTCCCTGATTTGGTAGCGGAAGAACATCACCGGTCAGATCAATCACCGGGAAATGGGATCTCGTCCTTCTTGgtagagaagacgaagagtcgCATGTGTCGTGATCCGCTTCGACAGATAGCGGCCTGGGAGAGGGATTCTTGGGCACCGGAGGTGTTGTAGTTGATTCGTCACGAGGTTCGTAGATGACCATCGCCGTTGCAGGATCAATCGAAATATAGGGTGACTGTGGAGGTAGGGCTGACGGAGGGGTGTGAAGCTCCTCATCTGAGCTAGAATCATAGTGGAAACCGCTAAACATAGACTTCATGGTGATCAAGAGTTAGAGagaaaaaatcagagaaataataaaatcagaGATCTGAAATTGCAAGGATgagaaaaactcaaaaccctaaCCTCTCCTTTTAAACTCCCTCTTGAAGATTATTTGGGCTGTTATGCCTCGACCCACAAATTAACTCTGCCTTAAAATCACTCAATGAATCTGTTATGGTACATCGAATATTATTCCCTTTTTTAATCTTAAGTTCATTAATCACATTAAACACTGGTTCTTAAAAACTCAGATTCTTCACCCCTTTAAAGGAAACTGAATCTGTTCATGAACACAAAACATCAGATACACACAACCACGAGCAGTGAACATGAAAACACCCAGATCGAGACATAACACATATGAgcaacatcaaaaaaaaaaaaaaaaaaaaaatttttttttttttaaagaaataaaatcaaaaaccgATCATAGTACTAACCATACCTTTGCTGTGTCAACCACTTGTTTAGAACATTTGCCAGGAGctatcacaacctcttgaattgtTGAAAATCAGAGACTTGATGCAAGTGAGTAGTCTTTCATACTGTCATGCCTTTAGTCTGCAATCCAACCCAACATGTTAAGGCAGCTGGAGATTCTCTCTTTGAAGAACacacatatcttttttttttttttttaatatatatatgtatttcagCCTTCTGTTAGCTGTTTCACTGACATGATCACAATGACATCATGAGCAATGTCAATCACTGATATCATATTTGTCCCCGAACAGAGTTTTCCACTTGAAGATGTACTTGTGTGTCTTttcacagctctttgacctccttaaaACATGACAACATTTGACAGGATGAATAGACCGGCATGACAGACAGCTATTTCCCACAGTTGCTTACAGAGTGctgatcttctatatattctaGGATTTCCATGACCTGTCCTAGCACATGTTCCTGTCTCTGATCAACACATCTTAGGTAAAACAGGTTAGAACTCACACACACCAATGGACTTCCTCAGATTTACAAATTTGTTGAAGTCCAGAGGCTTGGTAAACAAATCAGCTACCTGTAAATCAGTGCTCACATGGTCAATCTCGATCAGTTTCGCCTCAACAAGTTCACgaacaaagtggtgtctaatatcTATATGTTTGGTTCGTGAATGTTGAACAGGATTCTTTGAAATATTAATTGCACtcaaattatcacaatgaattaaaagagtatcagaatccataccatagtcCGAGGCCATTTGTCGCATCCACAGAAGTTGTGTGCAACAGCTTCCTAGAGCAATGTACTCAGCTTAACCAGTTGATAGAGAGacactgttttgtttcttgttgtgcCATGAGATCAGATTGTTGCCCCTAAAGAAGCAACCTCCACTTGTGTTACGACGATCATCCACAGAacctgcccaatcagcatcacaatatccGCTCAGACCGGTGTTGGTATCCTTGGTATAATGGATGCCAAAATCCAATGTCCCTTTAatgtacttgatgatcttctttacGCATAGTAAATGCGACATCTTGGGCCTGGCTTGATAGTGTGCACAGATCCCTACTGACAGACATATGTCTGGCCGACTAGCAGTCAAATACAACAGATTTCCAATCATCCCTCTGTATAGTCTCTCATCTACATCTTCCCCCTCGTCATCCTTGGAGAGTTTGTCGTTTGCTCTCATTGGGATCTTTGCTTCTTTACTCTTATCCAAGCCAAAGCGTTGTACAAGCTCCTTAGCATAAGTGCTTTGAGATACAAAGATCCCATCAGTTGATTGTTCAACTTGCAATCCCAAAAAATACCTTAActctcccaccatactcatTTCGAACTCCTGAGACATGCtttccacaaactgttttacAAGAGGCTGACACGTGGAACCAAAGAcaatatcatccacatagatctgaacaaacatcacattgttgttgctgttgagaaTAAACAACGTTTTGTCAACACTCCCTCGATTGTATCCGTGATCCATCAGAAACGTAGTCAATCTCTCATACCATGCTCGTGGTGCCTGCTTTAGACCATAAAGGGCTTTCTTGAGTCGATAAACATGCTCAGGGTGCTGCGAATTCTCAAAGCCTTTTGGTTGCTCAACATAAACCTCCTCTTGTAGTATTCCATTTAGAAACGCACTCTTAACAGCCATCTGATGCAAAGTGAACTTAAGAGCACATGCCATACCGAACATAAACCTGATTGACTCCAACCTTGCCCACCGGAGCAAAGGTTTTATCAAAGTCAATTCTCTCAATTTGAGAATAGCCTTGAGCTACCAACCGTGCTTTGTTCCTCACAATGCAGCCAGTAGCATCACTCTTATTCTTGAATATCCACTTTGTTCCTACGACGTTGACGTCAGCAGGACGATGAGTGAGCTCCCAAACATCacttctttcaaatttttccAACTCATCTTGCATAGCAGCAACCCATAACTCATCACGAAGCGCCTCCTTGTGATTCTTAGGCTCAATGGAAGAGACAAAGCATGCAAATTGCACTACATCAGAGTCCTGAGAGACGGACTCTGGAACGACAGCCTTTTGTTTCTTCCCAGCCAACTGAGCAAAATCAATCGGCTTTCCTCTGGTAACTCTACCCCACTGAATCGCACCTATAACATCAGTAGAGGAGTGATTCTTATGAACCTGAGAAGGCACAGGATCTGAAGCAGATGGTGATACAGGCCTTTCAGGGACAACAGGACTGACAGCTTCTTGCACAGACTTCTCAGCATCAGTTACCAGGTCCGTGTCGGAGACAATAGGCACCAATGCCACTTGTAGGAAAGAGGTGTCGTCAAACACTACATTGACAGTCTCCTTAACGGATCTCAGACGTTTGTTGTAGACGCGAAAGGCAGTGCTATGTCCAGAATAACCCAGAAAAATACCTTCATCACTTTTAGAGTCAAACTTACCCAACTGATCCTTATCATTTAGATTATAACATAGGCATCCAAACACATAGAAATAGTGTACAGTTGGAGACTTCCCTTTCCAAAGCTCATAGGGAGTCTTGCTGGTCCTTGGGCGAACATGCACACGATTGATGATGTAGCAGGCTGTGTTCACAGCTTCATCCTTGAACCGATGAGGCACTTGATTTCCATGTAGCATAGCTCGTGCCATTTCTTGCAGCGTTCTGTTCTTACGttcaacaacaccattctgtTCTGGCGTTCTTGGTGCAGAGTACTGATGAGTAATGCCTTGATGTCCACAGAATTGCTCAAACTTGTCGTTTTGAAACTCACCACCATGATCGCTTCGAATGGTCTTGATGGAACACTTCTCACTTTTAATCTGCAAGGCAAGGATACGAAAACATTTAAGAGTATCAGATTTATCACGAAGAACCCTTACCCAGGTGTAGCGACTGTAGTCATCCACCATCACGAAAATGAATCGTCGACCAGAGATGCTCTGAACTTGTATAGGCCCCATCAGATCCATGTGAACCAACTGTAAAGCATGACTTGTGCGAATATCTGGCAGAGACCCATGGGATGCTTTGATCTGGTTTCCCTTGTTGCATGGACCACATACAAAGTGTGGAACACCCTTCAGCTTTGGCAGTTCGCGCACAACTTCTTGGTTTGCCAATTTCAACATCGTGTGTACACTCAAATGACCAAGTTTCTGATGCCACAGCTCTGTGTCTAAATCAACGGTGGCATTAAAGCAAGACATTTCTGATTTCCACATATAGCAATTATTCCCAGATCATTTACCTCTCAGTCTGACAGACCCTTGTTGATCAACATCTTTTCATTCCTTCCTGGTGAAAGTAACATCTAAGCCCTCATCACACAATTGACTGACACTGATCATATTGGCCTTCAATCCATCTACCAGGAACACATCAATCAGCTCGGGTTGAATGTCACCACTAGTTGTACCCTTTCCACGAATTTTCCCCTTTGCTCCATCTCCAAACGTTACTCTTCCAGCAGCAACATCTTCTACGTGAGACAAATTGTCAAGAGCCCCTTTCATATATCTGGAACATCCGCTGTCAAAATACCACTTGGTCTGATCAACTTCAGTTCTATCTGCTGTGTACGCAACATGACAGTAGAGATCATCTTTTCTGACATACCCTTGCCAAACTCTTCTTAACAGCTGAGTAGAAGCTACCATTCTGCACTAGATTTGTCACATGATTCTGAAACTTGAAGCATTGGGCATTGAAGTGATTTAGATGACCACAGTACCATCATCCTCTTCTCCTGCTGAGACCAACAGGTCGCTGAGCAGCATGGGGATAACTTTGTAGACCATACGTTTGCCTCATTGGTACCTCACGCTGCACAAACATCTACCTGGAATGCAGATTTACCTTAGGAATCTGACTATGACGTCCATTTGGTGCAACAAGTTGTGCTTTGGGTTTTTGTTCAGGGTTCTGCTCTTTAATAAACTGTGTGGACTTGTCAGAACTGATTCCCTGATAACCCAGACCCCACTTTGCAGTGCTTGATTGTCCAGTACTGAGCAAGAAGTCCAGATCTTTAGTTCCTTTACTCAGCATCCTGATGCTCTTCAGCTGTTCTTCCAATTGCTTCTCAAGACGTAGAGACTTGGCTTTTTCTTCACATAGTTCCTTAGCCAACAATGCAATGTTCATCTGAAGCTTATCTCTCCCGACAGACAACTCACTGTTATCTTGAGTCTTTTGCACAATAGTTTGAATAAGAAGATTTATCTGATCTTCCATCGACAAGCCGACCTCTTCCCCATTTGAGTCCGACTCGATTGTCTTGTCAATGTCTTCTTTCAATAGCagaacttcatcttcttcatcttcctcgatTACTCCCAGCAGAGCCACAAAGTTGTTCAGAATTTCAcctttgttatcttcttcatcagaatcaCTTTCACTCCATGTGATGTAGGACTTCTGATTACTTCCTTGGGAGGGACAATCAGTCTTGGTATGACCAAAACCCTTGCATCCATAGCATTGTAGAGAGTGCTTCCGTTTGTTGTTTGGACACTCAGCCTTGTAATGACCATATCCTTCACACTCAGCACACTGACGTTCTGACTTATCATTCTTCCTGAAGCCCTTGACAGGATCTGCACTTGCAAGTGATGGAGTTCCCTTCCGCTGACCTCTTTCCATCTTGCGAAAATACTTTTTAACCAACAGACCAACCTTCTCTTCGTCTTCAAGCTCATGCGATTCAATAAGTTTCTGTTCTTCTGCAGCTTTAAGAGCAAATGACTTAgcattcattttctctttcttcattaGTTGCATCTCAAACGCTTGCATCATCCCAACAACTTGATTATACTTGAGCTCGTCTGAATTCAAAGACACATCAATAGCAGATCTGTGCGGCTGAAACTTGTCAGGTAGACTTCTGAGAAATTTCTTGACCAGCTTCTTGTCCTTGTATCGTTTACCCAACACAGCTGATTCTTGAGCAATACCACTCAACTGACTACTGTAATCCGCCACAGATTCGGTTTCAGTCATTTGCAGATTCTCAAAATCAGATGCAAGATTGTCCAACCTCGTGCGCCTAACTCGAGTAATTCCTTCAAATGTGACTACGAGAATGTCCCAAGCCTCTTTAGCCGACACACAACCTTGAACTTGGTTGAAGATATCTCTTGGCAGAGATTTGAAGATGACTGACAAGGCCTGCGAATTGTGTTTGGCTTCAGCCTTTTCTTCAGCAGTCCACTTCTTTCTATGTTTTTGCACCaattcaccatcttcattccTCTCAGTTGGATGGGTCCAACCATCCTCCACTGCAAACCAAGCTTCCATGTTGATGCTTGAGATGACTTGCTGCATCGAGACTTTCCAGTAATCGAAACATTCTGGATCCAGTTTCAATGCCCCTTGTAGCGTAACAACCTCcagtgatttctccataccGTAGTCGCAAGATCTCACATGTTGAAAAAGATATCAGAATTTTATCAGgtgtctgctctgataccaattgtaaaggtatagagataacacaacacacaaaaactaaacttggaacgcgccaagcaaacgcttttaatcaatcttataaaaaccctcgtttcttacaagacttgaaaaacaaagctcactctcctatctatctaacaccaccctgtgtagatctaaaagagtataccacacacactcaccttcaaagctttTGTACTTGCTTGAAGGTTTATAAAACTCACAACTTTTATCCCACGAGTGCTAACcctttttgcggctagccctcgtcaTTTTATAACCCACAcacgatctctaacctagatcttgtgtatcctaactaaaaggaaatactCCTTATCCCTAAGAGAATATTTTCCCTTATCCATGtaatcaaatatactctcaatatcttcgagtatatcttgatctcttcttccttccttctcacgcaCCTTGTCATTGTGTCAACAATATTTCTCCACGTCAGCACGTCAagccacgtcagcatatcagccCTCTGAGATACTTCACAGCTGTCTGTTCCCTTCAGAACTCTGTTGCACTTTCATGTTGGTCCTAGTATCTACACCATTGGAGGATTAGTGAATAAGAATGCTTCGTCTAGCGTCATAGTCATGGATTGTCGTTCTCACACATGGCGTGAGACACCACCTATGCTTGTGGCCCGTGAGTTCCAATCTGCTTGCGTCCTTGatggaaaaatatatgtaacagGAAAATCTTGATTTGACGAACTGGATGGAGGTTTTTGATACGAAGGCTCAAACTTGGGAGTTTTTGCAGATCCCTAGCGCGGAGATATTTGGAGGTTTTGAATACAAAAGCGTAGAATATGAAGGAACTGTCTATGTGAGGCCTGAGGCGAAGGATGTGACTTACATGCTTCATAAAGGCAGATGGAGAACCGCAGACTTAGAGACGAATAGTGGATGGGGTCGTCGATCATCATCTTATTGTGTGATAGAAAACGTGTTCTACCGTTCTGATGGTAAAACAATCGGACTGTTATGATTTGAAAGAAAGattatgaaaatttttgaaaGGTTTGAAGAAATTACATAGTTTAACTCGTTTTGCTCATATTAACTTTGTGAATTATGGTGGGAAAATGACAGTTTTGTGGGAAGAGTATGTGGTGGCTAAGAATCATAAAGAGACAATGATTTGGTGTGCGGAAAATGCGATTGAAAAACGccaaaacagagagatttgggGAATGGTGGAGTGGGTTGACATTGTACTGTCTACAACCAATGAACCATATGGTTTAGCGCATGTTCTTGCTACTACCATTTGATGGATCTGAGTCATGATTTTGTGAACACTCGATGCAAGGGATAAATACCACTTTGTTTTGGTcttgaaaagaacatatttattaattcttGTTGTCATATATATTATGCTTGAACTTTATGGATGTCAGAATCCACTCATAGCATTTGTCAGTATTGAGTTTTAGGAAAGTCATTAGAtgaaaaactaatatatttgtCTTGATGAATAAGGATTTGAATGAATTAATGTAACGTAACTTTCATATTGATTATTATTGAAATAAGTTCATGAATAAGTTAAGGGAGAAGACAATTTTTGAGCTACATATATAATGAGGAGTTTCCAGTAGAAAAAAGAGGATTTTCTTTCATGAATATAATGAATGACCTCTTCCTTTAATCGGGATGTTTGTGGTACGTTCCATAGGATAGATTAGTCAATAGAAGAGGTGACTTGGCAGTTGGAAGGGAAATACTTGCCTTCAACC is drawn from Camelina sativa cultivar DH55 chromosome 1, Cs, whole genome shotgun sequence and contains these coding sequences:
- the LOC104703986 gene encoding uncharacterized protein LOC104703986, with amino-acid sequence MEKSLEVVTLQGALKLDPECFDYWKVSMQQVISSINMEAWFAVEDGWTHPTERNEDGELVQKHRKKWTAEEKAEAKHNSQALSVIFKSLPRDIFNQVQGCVSAKEAWDILVVTFEGITRVRRTRLDNLASDFENLQMTETESVADYSSQLSGIAQESAVLGKRYKDKKLVKKFLRSLPDKFQPHRSAIDVSLNSDELKYNQVVGMMQAFEMQLMKKEKMNAKSFALKAAEEQKLIESHELEDEEKVGLLVKKYFRKMERGQRKGTPSLASADPVKGFRKNDKSERQCAECEGYGHYKAECPNNKRKHSLQCYGCKGFGHTKTDCPSQGSNQKSYITWSESDSDEEDNKGEILNNFVALLGVIEEDEEDEVLLLKEDIDKTIESDSNGEEVGLSMEDQINLLIQTIVQKTQDNSELSVGRDKLQMNIALLAKELCEEKAKSLRLEKQLEEQLKSIRMLSKGTKDLDFLLSTGQSSTAKWGLGYQGISSDKSTQFIKEQNPEQKPKAQLVAPNGRHSQIPKCRMVASTQLLRRVWQGYVRKDDLYCHVAYTADRTEVDQTKWYFDSGCSRYMKGALDNLSHVEDVAAGRVTFGDGAKGKIRGKGTTSGDIQPELIDVFLVDGLKANMISVSQLCDEGLDVTFTRKE
- the LOC104703992 gene encoding F-box/kelch-repeat protein At4g23580-like; this encodes MDCRSHTWRETPPMLVAREFQSACVLDGKIYIPSAEIFGGFEYKSVEYEGTVYVRPEAKDVTYMLHKGRWRTADLETNSGWGRRSSSYCVIENVFYRSDGLKKLHSLTRFAHINFVNYGGKMTVLWEEYVVAKNHKETMIWCAENAIEKRQNREIWGMVEWVDIVLSTTNEPYGLAHVLATTI